The window AACTGGAAAAAGTCTCCGGCGGAAAAGTCCTGCCGTTGAATCATAAATTAAAACTGGGGATACAAATAAACTATCCAAATCCCGCCAGCATCGGCGCCGACCGGCTCGCCAATGCCGCGGGGGCCCATGAAAAATACGGCGCGCCGGTTATCGTCATGGATTTCGGCACGGCCTTGACCTTTGACATTGTTTCATCCGGCGGTTTCTATGAGGGCGGCATCATTTTGCCCGGTCCGATGCTTTTTGCCGGATATCTTGCCGAAAAAACGGCGCTCCTGCCGCGCCTGCCGTTTCCTTCCGTTCGCGGGGCGATGTCGGCGAAAGGAAAGCCGCCGTTGATCGGCAAAAACACGAAGCAAGCCATGCTGGCCGGATTGCGGTACGGCTGCCTCGGCATGGTGCGGGAAATCGCGGCAAGCCTGAAACGCGAAAAGGGCTTGCGCGGGGCGCGCTTGTGCGCCACCGGCGGTTATGCCGCCATTGTGCTGGTGGGCTCCGGCCTGGGCATAGCGATTGATCCCTTTCTGACCTTGCGCGGTCTGGAGCGGATTTACCGTCTTAATTTTCCCGCCAAAAGCGCGCCGCCGGCCGCCGGAATTCCGCCGTCCGGCAAGCTGTCTTGAAATCAAGGAAATCTGAAAGCCATCTGCAGAAGAGTTGACAGGATAACGGGATTATCGTGTTAATCTTTTGGCCAGAAAGCCAAAGTGATGGAATATAAAGAGCGCCTTAATCAACTTTGGGGTTGCCAAAGTTGAGGTGAAAAGAAAAGTCAGGCAGTTGACCAACTGAGGAATA of the Kiritimatiellia bacterium genome contains:
- a CDS encoding type III pantothenate kinase, coding for MNSSSILLVDIGNTSTHLALARGGRFMDVRRVPSRAQTRAAVRALLRACKRRHGIDGAVLCSVVPRLGGIWSDELEKVSGGKVLPLNHKLKLGIQINYPNPASIGADRLANAAGAHEKYGAPVIVMDFGTALTFDIVSSGGFYEGGIILPGPMLFAGYLAEKTALLPRLPFPSVRGAMSAKGKPPLIGKNTKQAMLAGLRYGCLGMVREIAASLKREKGLRGARLCATGGYAAIVLVGSGLGIAIDPFLTLRGLERIYRLNFPAKSAPPAAGIPPSGKLS